The Amaranthus tricolor cultivar Red isolate AtriRed21 chromosome 14, ASM2621246v1, whole genome shotgun sequence DNA window tttagtttaatagtataatatatatataaacgatTCGAAAAACACATTGAACTgcgtaaaaaaaataatcattttcatATCAACTCCTTTATATATAATCTATTgcattaagaatatatataaaaacaaaaaaaaaagggaagggGATATAACAACGATAGTCAATGATGAAGTAGCAACAAGGCTAAgcgaaaattgaaaaatatattgaagACCATATGCgcttttaatatttaaagtcccaattattttatgttaaaattttttatcacCTTTTCTATACTGAAACAGAGACACAAGAAGATCAAAGTTGGTCAATCATTCATTCAACTTGAATCAAGTTCGGAGGCATTTTAAGCAACACAACTCAACACAACTCTTTGATCACCTGCTCAGAAAACGGCAACAAGCCTATACGAATGATTAGACAACGCACAATTTAAGCATCACTAGCACTGCTACGCTTATAGTCGAGCTGATCACAGTCAAGTTTACAGCCCGAAAGAGTAGGCCTAACTATAATGTCAAAGAAACCACGAGAAACCGATCAAGGCCGCCAATGAAAACATCTCTATCACTGCTCGAAAGAAACATTTCTCGAATGTATGAAAGTGAaacatttttctaatttatcgTATGCGCTCTAGTCATAGCTATTACTTCTAATATTTATTCATATAATTCTATATCTTACTTTTGTTCTATACGTACTATTTACATTGTGTATGCCTAATGAGTAAAGCCTGCGGGAAAAAAGCGTGACTCGAAACCAGCAACCGAAACAGCATCTAGACTTAGCCATCGACAAATTCAAGCTCGACTGCTCGAGTTAAATGGGGTTAGTTATATGAGTACGGCTGTCCAAGAGAGAGGACGAGTGAAACATTTCCTTCTCGATTTATTTCATCCATGAAAGACTGTTTAGGTTGATATTCAAGTCTGGTAGGCAAGCCGAGAACCAAATCCAAGTCAACCACATCTTGCGAACTAGTTCCTAGGCGGAGGTTGAGATCAAGTCCATCAAGTCCTTCGTCTCCCATTTTAGCATAACCTGTACAATCGGATGATGCTGATGGTGAAGAGTTTAAAGAAAAAGACGTACTACCAACATCGTGTCTGTGAAAAATTCCCGAGGCAGAATCACAGACTGGAGTGCAAGTTTGACCCTTGTTTATCGAATCAAAATATAACCCAACTGCTGCAGTGTACTCTCTTGCTGACGTATCAAATCGGGTGAAGTCAGTTTCCGTAGAAGTATCTTCATCGATGAATGTGTTTTGTTTCTGCAAGAGAGTTAGAAGAGATAAGTTAATGAAAGATAAGCTCGTGTTGCATTCGCAAAATATTCGCTTAGAACCAAATTCAAAAGCTTAGGCATCATGTAGGCTGTGTAACCAGCTCTTGGCAGATGTGACGATGCAGAAGTATTTTGGATCGGGGTTCAGTTTTGGTTCTATTAAGTCGGTTTGTATTTGGTTTTATCATATATTTCCTTGAGGACAGAATTATCTAAGGTAAGATAAATAAAGCGCCTCCTAGCTTCCCAAGTGTTGAAGGAAGATAATCTTCCTTCCTAGGcctatttatttgtcaaaaacTATTGCACCTGGCATAAGCATCAGTTTGCTTACAAACGCTGCACTCTCGAAGAGTACTCGCTTATCctttaaaacaaacaaatttcatctaatataattaagtaaaaCCACATTGTACTAGTAAGGAAAAGactgaaaatcaaaataaacacaGTGATTAAGGTGAATACAAGAAATTTGAGTCCTTTCCAATATTTCTTTCTTCTAAATTCTCTCTAAGTTTCTTTAGTTAATTATGAGTCTAATTTTAATAAAGGAGGTAAAGGAGGTAAAGGAGGAGGGCAAGCGGTAGGTTACTGAAAACCAGTCCAGTAAAAGTTAATCACATCCCATGATCATGAACAAAAAATCAATTCTCGTGATGGCGTTCCCTACAAAGCAATGCGCTTCTAGATATATCAAAAAGTAAGCAAAAGTTGCTAGGTCTTCATCTAAAGCGAAATTGACTACTTTTTGATAAGAATGATAGATAgaggtaattttttaaactataCGGTTATCCTAGGTAGGATTTTCCAATTACAGTTGATCATCAAGGCTTGGCCCTAATTCCCTTTCTTTTTGCAGCAAACCTAGATGAGATAACTCTACAAATACAAGGTGACGTGCTTTGGTGCATATTGTTTGCTAATGACATTGTTTTGATAGATGAGACCATGGAGGGGGTAAATGCTAAATTAGAAGGATGGAGACAAGAGTTGGAAACATGATGTTTCAAATTAAGTACGAGCAAGAAAAAGTACATGGAATGTAACTCTAGCACAAATGAGAAAACAAGAGGCACTATGAAATTACAAAAGAATCGTTACTAGAATAATATGTGATCGAGTTGTGCCTTAGAGTTAAAAGGAAAGTTTTATCGAAGATCAGAGCTACTATATGAATTAGAATGTTAGTTTTTAGAAAAGATCATAGTCGAATGATGGgagtagtgaaaatgcaaatacTTTGATGGATGAGTGCGCATATCTTAAGGGATAGAATTCGAAAAGAAGATATTAGAGAGCGTTTAACAGTTGCAAATATTGAGgaaagatgaaagagaatcgTTTAAGATTAGGCATGTGCAAAGAAAGGGTATTGGCAAACCAGTAAGGAAGATAGAAAATTGGAGCTCAGGAGACATAAAAAGAGGGCGAGAATGAACGAAGGTGACATGAAGGACCGGAGTAAAAAAGGATATTTAGGATGTAGACTTACAAACTagatggtagaaaatcaaaatgaatggagaagaagaatccaCGTGGACGACTATTGGAATCGATATATTGTTTCATGTAGCCGATCCTAACTGTTTGGAATTAGGGGTCtggcatttttatttttttgttgttggtgTTGTATTTTAGTATAGCCAAGGATATTATACTTCTTTGGTTTTAGATTGAATTGGGAAATGGCAAAACAACTCATTGAGTCTGTTTTACTAGTAAAGCAaagattaaaaatcaaaataaacaaaatgatGAAGGTCAGGTGAGTCCTCTCCTATATTTTCTTTCTTCTAAATTCTCTAATTTCTCTTTTCTTGATTACAAGTCTGTTTTCAATATAACCGCAAATATTTAGActtctttaatttcagattGAATATAACCACAAGTATGCATTTGTTATTTATGAGTAAAGTTGACCCTCCAAATCCCGCCTAGATTAGAGCCAGATTGCCAGAATGGTTACGGTTTATCACAACTTTCTAAGTTTTGCGTTAAAGACTATAAAGAGTGATAGACATATATATTCAAACGTGAAAACAATATTTTCCTTTCTAAATGAAGAGCACCCACACCTCCATCCTACACCCCAACCCACAccccaaaaaaaataacaaccCCAACTATACCCACATTGGGAATCATATTAGAAAGCTATAGGAGTCATTGTATTAGTACGCAACAATAGGTTCCAAAAATTCTGAAGAAAACTGACCCACACAATCAAAACTGCATATTGTTATTCAAAGGTAGCTATGTAAAACTTGGCGAACCATACCTGCAAGTCATCACCAAGTAGTCCACTGTATAAATCATCTTTTCTCCGATCATGGACAAAAGGCACAGTATCAGCTTGAATATGTTTTCTTTTCAGAGTATCTTCCTCCAACAAAGCTAAGTCATATTCATAACCTTGGTCCTCAACCTTGATTGGTGCTGAAGATTGCAAAACCGCCAGATCGACAACTTCTGATCCTTGAATGGAGTTTTCGAATGTACAAGGTGCAGAAACAAGTTTGCTCTCTGGTCCATGAGTAACAGGAGAGCACAAACCTTCACTCACAGTCATCGTGTTCAACCCAGGGCTATAAGAATCATACACTTTCCTCCCTCGAAAAACTCCCCATAAATATGGGAGAGAGTTCCAGCCTGTGAAAATTGCAATAGGGACAAAGGAAAATCATCGAATATATAAGATGAACTTAGGATTTCTGTATAAAGTAACCAGAACATCAATGTGATTCTTACATTGTGATCTCAAAGGAAGCAAGTTGGATGGAAAAACTAGAAGCTGAAAATCACCGAAGTTGGCCTCCAGAGCCAAATCATTGTTTGTCATGCCTTCTAGCAACACCCGGTAACTTCTTTGGTAGCTGTAAGAAATGCCAGAGAATTTAGAGCTAGGACTCAAAAAGACTTGAATAAATGCAGAGGAGAAATCCATTGTTACTACCTCAATAAATCTTGAGCAAAAAAGTAGAGAGCAATATCTTGCTCTCCAAGATAATTCTTTTGGAATTGAATAGGCCAAGTTTGCAAACGCGGAACTTCATTGAACCGAAGATCAGTTGAAAACTTATGAACTAATTCATTAACTTTGGGGGATGCACGTGTTGACAAGTGTGCTTGTATCCCAGAGCAGTCAGAAAGAAGTTTTCCGCTTTTCTCCAATTTAAATGTACCCCTATATAGAAATGTGAAAACCTTAATCAAATGCTCCACGGGAGCGACAAATAAAGCCCTAAGACAAAGAGAAATCAAGCAAATGCGAAAGAACACACTTCCAACTGCAAGTAGATTCCGGGACAGCAGAATGTGCCGAAGAAACCAGATGGTCATCATTTGCCTGATCAAGTGTAATAGGCATGACTTCTACGTGTTGAGAATCGAATGGCAGAACCTTAAACGACACCGTTGAAGGGTCATTATCATCCTGTGTAATGTTTTTAGAATCGACTTTCGGAGTGGATAAATTCACAGTCTGATCAGGGCTATCAGCCACATTTTTGGTTGGAGAAGTAATCATGTAGCTTGAACGACAGGGTGACCTACTTGTGTCAACATGTCCAACAACTGAACAGAACAAAAATAATAGATTAGTcatagtaaattaaaattaagataaactgatcagtgtaacataattcgctagctaattcgcttcttgaattcgcaattcgctcaattttgcccaagaatagcccaaaaccgaccataatttgcttttttcaattcatgattcgcaaggagattagtgaatcatgtgacagtaaACTGCTCACTAATTCACATTTGCACAAATAAGTCGCAAATGAGAACATGTTAGTAGAATTATACGGTCATACCTAatgaattcaaaaataatttacctTCATGGGTTCGGGAAACAAGCGCTTTCACATTTGTATTTCCAGTGACCTTGTTTCCTTGTTTGTCGTCAAAATTCTCTCTTGAGTAATGTGAACTCTTAACAGGCTTTGAAATCACTTTCGTTTTACAAGAGATTGCTTTGGAAGGGCTAGAACCGGAAAATGGCGACTGCAGTTGACTGTTCTTTTTCTCCACTgaaaaatatttcttatttgATGCATCTGGTGGACCTGAACCAACACCAGTAGATGGTAAAGATTTGAGTAGCTTTTTGTCTGGATCATTCTTTTTGAGTTCACAGCCAGCACTCTCTTCGAACGATCTTCTCCTTTGACGGGCATCTTCCTGCGAGCATTGTAAATCCCGAATAGAGTGTAAACCGTCAGATTCTTTACTTTTGTCAACAGATCCTGCAAATGGACAGAAAACGCGATTACTTTATTGccataaataaactaaaaaatacaTGCCCACTCCACCATGTTGTCAATTCAAATGGGAACTAGCAAGAACTTGCCTCCACaagtttgttgttttgatttggATGAACTATGAGCTGATGAACATTTTTGCTTCACCACTTTCTTAGCAGTAAGATCAAAAGAAGATACCTGACGCACAGAATGATTTCCCTTATCCAAGTTCTTCAACGAAGAGATCCGGGTCAACTGTGTTTTCACACCAGAGCCATAATGCTTTTGCGATTGAACCCTTCTGTCAAGAGTTCGTTTCTTCGTTTCTGATCTCATGTCTATAGTAGGCCTAACTCCCTTATCGGATAAGCCGGAAGCTTCACTTAAATGATTTATCCTCATTTTACCGACAGGCTGACCAGCGTAAATGGTTGTCGGTGAACCATTGTCTAACCTCTCCACCACAGATTGCCTCGGTCTCTTCTGTTCTTTTATCAACACGCAGTCTTCGCACAACCAATCGTCTTCCGGGACTTTATCCATTTTGGGAGTCATACAATAACTAATGTATTAACCAAAATGCAAAAACGGACGTATCAGCATTCAATTATGTTGACTCAACAAAGCGTAGATAAACTAAAAGACTTACGTATGTTCTGCCCCATCATCACACTTGCTACAAAGAACAAGCCAGACCTCTCGACCAACATCACCACAAATATCACAAACTCTCACCTATACCACATGAAACATGCTAAGTCAAActttattagtatatattagcAAAGCTTGAAGAAGCACTCATATGGAACGCAAAAGATCATCAAAATACTTGTCACCTTCAGCACGATACCCACAGCTGGTAACAAATACTGATCTATGTTCCAAATCAATATCCGGAAAAGCTCACTACCAATTTTAACAAAGATCACCAAAAAATTCAACATTTAGTTAACGACATATATACATAATCTACATTTAAGTTAAATGGTCAATCAACAAATAATCGGAGAAAATGCTTGCAAACGGTTTTTCACACAGTCCAAGTGGCGGAATATGAACTCCAACAAACCCAATTTAGCACAGACGCAGAAACAATCAGAAACCCAAATAGCTACAAAAATACCGGCTTCTTGCTCCTAAGTACAAAAAACAAGTTCAAGAAATTTGCAAATTGCTCCCCATaatcaatcttttttttaacAGCATAAGACAGCTTTTTCAGGGTGCCTAAAATCCTCGTATCCAAATATGCGAGAGCAAGCAAAAATTCAGAAAGATAAAGAACAACAGATAACATGCTTCTGAAAAAGGTTAGAAACAACATACATCGGCCAATTCATCTGAATCATCCCCATTCATCATGTCCTGGCTCAAAAGATGAGGTTTCCCAACTGGTAAATCAGACTTCAACCCATCAGCAGAACCTAGCATTAGTAAGTCAGGTTTACTTGAATTTTTATAATCCCTAGGAGCATTCTGGTCACC harbors:
- the LOC130799651 gene encoding uncharacterized protein LOC130799651 isoform X1; amino-acid sequence: MFQSLITSRVTVRQQDQNALDCQGDDSSCLSKDDGFHFGGSDDKNVTSSAASVSSSCANISETSVNDRSLRSSSPANHMSVKHGDQNAPRDYKNSSKPDLLMLGSADGLKSDLPVGKPHLLSQDMMNGDDSDELADVRVCDICGDVGREVWLVLCSKCDDGAEHTYCMTPKMDKVPEDDWLCEDCVLIKEQKRPRQSVVERLDNGSPTTIYAGQPVGKMRINHLSEASGLSDKGVRPTIDMRSETKKRTLDRRVQSQKHYGSGVKTQLTRISSLKNLDKGNHSVRQVSSFDLTAKKVVKQKCSSAHSSSKSKQQTCGGSVDKSKESDGLHSIRDLQCSQEDARQRRRSFEESAGCELKKNDPDKKLLKSLPSTGVGSGPPDASNKKYFSVEKKNSQLQSPFSGSSPSKAISCKTKVISKPVKSSHYSRENFDDKQGNKVTGNTNVKALVSRTHEVVGHVDTSRSPCRSSYMITSPTKNVADSPDQTVNLSTPKVDSKNITQDDNDPSTVSFKVLPFDSQHVEVMPITLDQANDDHLVSSAHSAVPESTCSWKGTFKLEKSGKLLSDCSGIQAHLSTRASPKVNELVHKFSTDLRFNEVPRLQTWPIQFQKNYLGEQDIALYFFAQDLLSYQRSYRVLLEGMTNNDLALEANFGDFQLLVFPSNLLPLRSQCWNSLPYLWGVFRGRKVYDSYSPGLNTMTVSEGLCSPVTHGPESKLVSAPCTFENSIQGSEVVDLAVLQSSAPIKVEDQGYEYDLALLEEDTLKRKHIQADTVPFVHDRRKDDLYSGLLGDDLQKQNTFIDEDTSTETDFTRFDTSAREYTAAVGLYFDSINKGQTCTPVCDSASGIFHRHDVGSTSFSLNSSPSASSDCTGYAKMGDEGLDGLDLNLRLGTSSQDVVDLDLVLGLPTRLEYQPKQSFMDEINREGNVSLVLSLGQPYSYN
- the LOC130799651 gene encoding uncharacterized protein LOC130799651 isoform X2 is translated as MSVKHGDQNAPRDYKNSSKPDLLMLGSADGLKSDLPVGKPHLLSQDMMNGDDSDELADVRVCDICGDVGREVWLVLCSKCDDGAEHTYCMTPKMDKVPEDDWLCEDCVLIKEQKRPRQSVVERLDNGSPTTIYAGQPVGKMRINHLSEASGLSDKGVRPTIDMRSETKKRTLDRRVQSQKHYGSGVKTQLTRISSLKNLDKGNHSVRQVSSFDLTAKKVVKQKCSSAHSSSKSKQQTCGGSVDKSKESDGLHSIRDLQCSQEDARQRRRSFEESAGCELKKNDPDKKLLKSLPSTGVGSGPPDASNKKYFSVEKKNSQLQSPFSGSSPSKAISCKTKVISKPVKSSHYSRENFDDKQGNKVTGNTNVKALVSRTHEVVGHVDTSRSPCRSSYMITSPTKNVADSPDQTVNLSTPKVDSKNITQDDNDPSTVSFKVLPFDSQHVEVMPITLDQANDDHLVSSAHSAVPESTCSWKGTFKLEKSGKLLSDCSGIQAHLSTRASPKVNELVHKFSTDLRFNEVPRLQTWPIQFQKNYLGEQDIALYFFAQDLLSYQRSYRVLLEGMTNNDLALEANFGDFQLLVFPSNLLPLRSQCWNSLPYLWGVFRGRKVYDSYSPGLNTMTVSEGLCSPVTHGPESKLVSAPCTFENSIQGSEVVDLAVLQSSAPIKVEDQGYEYDLALLEEDTLKRKHIQADTVPFVHDRRKDDLYSGLLGDDLQKQNTFIDEDTSTETDFTRFDTSAREYTAAVGLYFDSINKGQTCTPVCDSASGIFHRHDVGSTSFSLNSSPSASSDCTGYAKMGDEGLDGLDLNLRLGTSSQDVVDLDLVLGLPTRLEYQPKQSFMDEINREGNVSLVLSLGQPYSYN